A stretch of Telopea speciosissima isolate NSW1024214 ecotype Mountain lineage chromosome 11, Tspe_v1, whole genome shotgun sequence DNA encodes these proteins:
- the LOC122645261 gene encoding uncharacterized protein LOC122645261, producing MWRVDYLWQGTSGNITKGTTILEGIKKAVSKQTRFVFHEKPDKQFVNKNQYSSYAIVVVGELRYAKMDCDSKELRIALDGEETIKIVCKEVKYLVIIVSGRPVVTKPYVDIMEALVAAWLLVAQ from the coding sequence ATGTGGAGGGTGGACTATTTATGGCAGGGCACCTCAGGCAACATCACCAAAGGAACAACCATCTTAGAAGGCATCAAGAAGGCTGTTAGTAAACAGACCCGGTTTGTTTTCCATGAAAAACCCGACAAGCAATTCGTTAACAAGAACCAGTATTCCTCATACGCAATTGTGGTTGTTGGCGAGCTCCGATATGCAAAGATGGACTGTGATAGCAAAGAGCTCAGGATAGCACTGGACGGCGAGGAGACTATCAAAATTGTGTGCAAGGAGGTGAAATATTTGGTCATCATTGTGTCGGGTCGACCCGTGGTAACAAAGCCTTATGTGGATATTATGGAGGCATTGGTGGCTGCTTGGCTTCTAGTCGCGCAATAG
- the LOC122645648 gene encoding LOW QUALITY PROTEIN: beta-glucosidase BoGH3B-like (The sequence of the model RefSeq protein was modified relative to this genomic sequence to represent the inferred CDS: inserted 2 bases in 2 codons) encodes MWADMIDGFQKSALSSRLGIPIIYGTDAVHGHNNILGATIFPHNIGLGAARDEDLMVRIGSATALEVLGTGMPYAFAPCIAVCRDPRWGRCYESYSEDTQIVKSMSKIILGLQGYPTHNHTLGYPFVASGGKKVLACAKHYAGDGGTQGGVDAHNTVTTYDDLYRIHMTPYIDAIAMGVSTIMASYSSWNGIKMHANSFLLTHILKQEMSFQGMVISDWEAIDRMTNPPGSHYKESLKAAINAGIDMVMIPYKYQQYLTYMTELVSSGEIPISRIDDAVRRILRVKFILGLFEQPMADRSLHPMVGHKKHRELAREAVRKSLVLLKNGKGEEKMLPLSKNAPKILVVGSHAHNIGYQCGGWTVSWKGTSGNITKGTTILEGIKRVVSKQTQVVFQEKPNKQFVNKNRDSSYAIVVVGELPYAETDGDSKELRLALDGEETIKTMCKEVKCLVIVVSGRPVVIEPYVDMMEALVAAWLPGSEVESGLXDVIFGDYDFXGKLPITWFRQVDQLPMNFGDLYYDPLYPFGYGLQTGIQSHKRGHGVSSSSTSSFSSI; translated from the exons ATGTGGGCGGACATGATCGATGGGTTCCAAAAGTCTGCGTTGTCGTCAAGGCTTGGGATTCCCATAATATATGGTACTGACGCAGTCCATGGCCATAATAACATACTCGGTGCCACTATTTTTCCTCATAACATCGGCCTTGGAGCTGCAAG GGATGAGGATTTAATGGTGAGGATCGGAAGTGCCACTGCTTTGGAGGTTCTGGGCACCGGAATGCCGTACGCTTTTGCTCCCTGTATTGCT GTGTGTAGGGATCCGCGCTGGGGTCGGTGCTACGAGAGCTACAGCGAGGATACGCAGATTGTGAAGAGCATGTCCAAGATCATACTAGGACTACAGGGCTACCCTACTCACAATCATACCCTTGGTTACCCCTTCGTCGCTTCTGG GGGAAAGAAAGTGCTGGCTTGTGCAAAACACTACGCTGGCGATGGTGGGACACAAGGAGGGGTCGACGCGCACAACACGGTGACCACATATGACGACCtgtatcgcatccacatgaccCCTTATATTGATGCAATCGCCATGGGGGTATCAACTATCATGGCTTCTTACTCTAGCTGGAACGGGATCAAGATGCATGCCAACTCTTTCCTCCTCACTCACATTCTCAAACAAGAGATGTCCTTCCAG GGTATGGTCATATCAGATTGGGAAGCAATTGACCGGATGACCAACCCACCCGGTTCACACTACAAAGAAAGCCTGAAGGCAGCCATCAACGCTGGAATCGACATGGTCATGATCCCTTACAAATACCAACAATACCTCACATACATGACGGAGCTTGTGTCGTCCGGCGAGATTCCTATCAGCAGGATTGACGACGCTGTGAGGCGAATCCTTAGGGTGAAGTTCATTCTTGGGCTTTTTGAACAGCCAATGGCTGACCGGTCTCTCCATCCCATGGTTGGACACAAG AAACATAGGGAATTGGCAAGAGAAGCCGTGAGGAAGAGCTTGGTGTTGTTGAAGAACgggaagggagaggagaagatgcTTCCTTTGAGTAAGAATGCCCCCAAGATCCTTGTGGTTGGGTCTCATGCACACAACATCGGCTACCAATGTGGAGGGTGGACTGTTTCATGGAAGGGCACCTCAGGCAACATCACCAAAGGAACAACCATCTTAGAAGGCATCAAGAGGGTTGTTAGCAAGCAGACCCAGGTCGTGTTCCAAGAAAAACCCAACAAGCAATTTGTTAACAAGAATCGGGATTCTTCCTATGCGATCGTGGTTGTCGGCGAGCTCCCATATGCGGAAACAGACGGTGATAGCAAAGAGCTTAGGCTAGCACTGGACGGAGAGGAGACTATCAAGACTATGTGCAAGGAGGTGAAATGTCTGGTTATCGTTGTGTCCGGTCGACCCGTTGTGATAGAGCCTTATGTTGACATGATGGAGGCATTGGTGGCTGCTTGGCTTCCAGGGAGTGAAGTCGAGAGCGGAT TTGATGTTATATTTGGGGATTATGATT CGGGTAAGCTTCCGATCACATGGTTCCGGCAGGTGGACCAGCTGCCGATGAATTTTGGGGATTTGTATTATGACCCGTTGTACCCATTTGGGTATGGGCTCCAAACGGGTATCCAATCACACAAAAGAGGCCATGGTGTTTCATCTTCCTCTACATCATCTTTTTCATCTATTTGA
- the LOC122645263 gene encoding uncharacterized protein LOC122645263 has translation MWRVDYLWQGTSGNITKGTTILEGIKKAVSKQTRFVFHEKPDKQFVNKNQYSSYAIVVVGELLYAKMDCDSKELRIALDGEETIKIVCKEVKYLVIIVSGRPVVTKPYVDIMEASVAAWLLVAQ, from the coding sequence ATGTGGAGGGTGGACTATTTATGGCAGGGCACCTCAGGCAACATCACCAAAGGAACAACCATCTTAGAAGGCATCAAGAAGGCTGTTAGTAAACAGACCCGGTTTGTTTTCCATGAAAAACCCGACAAGCAATTCGTTAACAAGAACCAGTATTCCTCCTACGCAATTGTGGTTGTTGGCGAGCTCCTATATGCAAAGATGGACTGTGATAGCAAAGAGCTCAGGATAGCACTGGACGGCGAGGAGACTATCAAAATTGTGTGCAAGGAGGTGAAATATTTGGTCATCATTGTGTCGGGTCGACCCGTGGTAACAAAGCCTTATGTGGATATTATGGAGGCATCGGTGGCTGCTTGGCTTCTAGTCGCGCAATAG